One Echeneis naucrates chromosome 16, fEcheNa1.1, whole genome shotgun sequence genomic window, TTCGGGCCTCTGGACGGCTCTGTGTGTCCCTCACCAGAATGGCTGATAGGAAGAACGTTTTAGTGTCAGAGtttgacagcagagaggagctcATTCAGGTACCAGCAACAGTAAGCAGAAGAGGAAAGGCACCCAAACAGAtctgatcaaatcaaatttatctatatagcaccaaatcataacaacgttACTTCAAGGCATTTTAtatatggagcaggtctagaccaaaccctTCATTAAATGAttgaaagagacccaacagacaGGAGTGGAGCTTTTAGCGCTGTTGATTTAAAGGCCCAACATTATATATAGGTAGACGTCTATCATTTCTTTGATATAAAGTAGACCTAAGCGTTATATTACCAATGTGAAAGTGCTCAgttcacagtgaaacacacacagtccagacTAAAACCAGCAGACCACAATTCTGTAAGCTTTTGATGAAATACCAAAGTAGTCAGGACTAGCCATACTCCAAACACAGCCCACCCAGATCCACCATTCAGCTTGGCAGTGTTTGGCCTTTGTCTCGAACACTCAGAACAgtcagtcagagtcagagcctCTCTCTTCTGACTGGCTCACAGACCTGTTAGAGAAGAGATGGTTTTCAGTTCTTAAActgcttcctgcttccttcTGCAGGTTCTGATGTGCAGCTGCTTTTTCCCTGTTTACTGCGGCTTCATCCCACCCTCCTACCGAGGAGTGGTGAGTTGATATCTGTGCAGTTCAGTCCACTTCCATGTCCCAATGTTCTCATTCGGTGCTATAGCTGTCAGAAAGAAATGCTTATACAGCACGTGCTTACAGTGTTCTTTTCTGAAAAGCCCCTCAAATCAGAACTTTTATCAGAACTCAGATTACTGGTACAGCTGCACCCATGTTAGGAGTACTTGTATGAGCAGAATCTTACTGGGAGATTGTGAACATTACAAGGTTTATCTGCATCTGATgtcaatgtttttcttcttccataTTCCATCTTTATGAAGAAGGCCAAGAACTTTGGTACTGCAAGATATCAGCTGCTAGGCAGAAACAGGGACAAAAAGAAGtgacaaaaaatatacattcaaaTGTAGTCTAATGTCCATTGCTGAtccttttcatttaaagtgGGTGTGAATTACAAATGATGTGATTTTGATGCAGCACTACATGGATGGAGCCCTGAGCAACAACATGCCACTATTTGAGCAGAGAAACACCATAACTGTGGCTCCATTCTCCGGTGAGAGCGACATCTGCCCCATTGAGGGGACTTTCAACTTCTTTGAGGTGCATTATGGTAACGTCAGCATCCAGGTCAACACGGGCAATGTTCACCGCATCTGTACATCCTTCTTACCTCCCAGTGCTCAGGTACTGAGAGGTTTCACAGCAGAGGACAATCTGTACTCCACCTCTCTCCAGCATCTACAAACTGAATGAACATATTCAATGTCAGAGTCAAGTCAGTTCTCTTTACTGTACGCGAAGAGCAAACAAAGAGTGCTCATGAGCTACATTTGTTGTTGGCAGATGCTGGCTGAGATCTGTCACAATGGGTACATGGATGCTCTCCGTTTCCTTAGAGAAAGAGGTGAACTCCTCCATGTCatcctagaaaaaaaaaattattaattaattcttCATCATCATATTGATCAACTGTCTCTCTGCAGACCTTGTTAGGACACCATGTCTTCCCCCCAGTTTGGTGGAAGGAGTCAAACTTGCTTGTTGTGAGCTGGTGAAGAAAGCAGAGCTGACTGGATTAAATCCTACACAAGAGGAGCACGGGTGGCTTGACCACAGCGTCACGCAGAACCTCCCTGCTGACATCAAAAGAAGTAAGAGGGACGGGTGAGGAGTGGGGTCAGGGGTTTGCTCCCAGTCTAACAAGGATATTGGAATCGTTTTACTGAGCAGCAAGTTCAAAAAGGATTTTGAGGAAAATGACATATTATACATATTCAGAAAAACCAAGTCTTATGAAAGTAAAGCAATAATATCATCTCAACACAGACATTAAAAGGTGTCAGCTGCTCTCTCAGATTGGAttttgtcagagctgatgagagtgaacccaggtgcaaaaaggggaagcgaggcagaggttgtgagtccagtagggcaagagcttttaatccaaatggaggccGGGGTCATACACAAACAGGCTGGCAGGACCAGGCAGGCAAACAAacatacactgggagcaaacaactgggtATGTGAGAGAGCTGAGCACAcgggaggtaacaaagacaatctgaaagacatggggaatgaggcagggtttaaatacacaggaaccaacacaggtgaaacaaattaggaatcAACTCATGGCGgggaaaagaacaaagaggggaagtaaatggcaaacaacaacatggaacacaaggttttcaaaataaagcaggaagtgtacaagacaacgaaaacagagtctgacagaTTTACCTTCATTAACtctcaaaaaaatctaatgcaTGTTATCAGAGGGCTGAAGAGCCTAAAGGTTTGCCCTCAACACCGGTGGGGGACTAAAATTGATCTGAATGGTTCATTGACATATAAGATCTGTATTTAATTgcactgacattaaaataaaagctgtacTCAGTAACTGATCGAAGACTAAAAGAAAGTTAGTTTCATGAAAGCATattaattttggttttaaacAAGCTTGATCTTGACCAACTCCATCAATACTAACAGTCTTATAATACGTCTGGTGATGCCAGGCAAATAGCAACTTTTCTTCAGTGATGACGTCTGTCAGGTACGCAGGATGCTGGCAGGGATGACATTGCTGTATAGTGAGGAGACCACGAGCCAGACGGCGCTGATGACTGATCTGCTCCTGTCTCTTCAGAAATAATAGAACATCTGTATGGCCTTCAACCATTCAAATCTAACATGCTTAAATAGGTTTTCTTGGCGACACAGACTCTGGGAAGGCCTCTATGGATTATCCAATTACATTTATCTGATCTGATTGAAATAATCTAACGACAAGTGTCTTTATATATTGCAttcatgttgtgtgtgagaCAGTCCTGTGTGAGGCCTGCAGGGAGAGTCATGATGATGTCACCCTGTGGTCTCAGCTCACACAGTTCCTTCCTGTCAAAGGGGTTTTCTATCTGCTGACCATCCTCATGTTGCCCCTGGAACTGACGTGCATACTTACTAAAAGGTAAGATGAGTCTTTCTGAAAGTAGCTGATGAAGCCTCTGCAGGTCGGGGGTGTGCTAGACAATCGTCAAAGAAATCAAAGGAAACCATTCAAAACGAACTACGTGCACTGTAATTCTGAGGTGatgtcattttttaattgtgtcAGAAAAGTTTACTGTTTAATGTTATGTCCAACCTTCTGCTCATAAAGGCTTAGCTTTTAACCAGACAGCACTGAGCAGACTTCTGgatgaactgtgttttttaatctcTATCCGTCTGTCCTGTGGCAGTGCGATACAGTTGGGGTGTACAGTCATCTGCAAACTGTTGATGGCAGCCACAGCGTTCTGCAGAGGAGGCCAGAGAAACAACAGGTGTGTGAGTAGGTCAAGGCTGTAGCCATCAGTCCTTCCCCTGGACTGCTCAGCCTCATGGGGGGGTGCAGTCTATCCCAGTTGATGTTGGGTTGAGGGTGGGGTTCAGCCTGGATGTGGCACTGGTCTACCACAGGGCGACACGTGGACACATACAACgattcacactcacatttacaGCTACGGAtaatttagtcaccagttaatgcTTGCctttgaactgtgggaggaagctggagaaccaGCAGAGAACCCACACAAAAGGTTTTGAACCGCTGGGAATGATGTCATAATGGTGATATCACTGTCATTAAGGGAGAGCAGCAACAGTAACcctttttggttttcattcttGTCTCTGTAGTGTGTCACTCCAAAAAATTGTCCTCTGGCTCAAACCTCAAAGACCAGACAGGAGTAGACGATGACATGAAACCTTGACCTCATCAACCACCCCAGATTGCAACAAAAATCTCCAGTGAGACGACAAGGAACCTGggccttctctccctcccctacCCCTGTACAGTTCTGCCAAACCTCCAAACATCACATCGGCATAAATTTGACAGAAAGCTTTAAATTACAGAAATACATGTACACATGATCAACCATAAACCAGGGAGGAAGaagacttttcatttttttcattgatttataaataataGTAACTTAAAAAAAGAGGCTGCTCTCAACAGATCTCTGTCAAATGCAGCTAACAAATGTGTCCTTATTTTCCCAAGATGCAACTGCACTGATAGATACATTCTTAAGGTCCTAATATTCCAAGATTCGTTGCGCAATGCTAAATAATATAGCAGCAAAAAACAGGAAGATGGGGGATTAGACATTAACAGCATTACTGCCAAAACCAAGGACCGTAATGGGTTTTAAGGGGAAGAAAGGTCATATGTTGTCAAGGTTGCTTGGCAACTGGAGTACAGATTTGCATTTCATGTGAAAATGCTACACAATTGTTGCTGAAACTATTCAGCTTTTAATCAACGATCGATCAAAGGTGTACACCTTGTAACTGGCATTATCTGAGACAATCAGCTACAACCTTCCGGCATGTGAGGACTTCTCTTTTGTGCTGACTTTTGTCTGCGTTTTAATGTACTGCCCTTGtttacatttcaataaaaacaaatgaattggCCCCAAactaagaaaaaagaaaaagaaatcagcccaccccaaaaagaaaactataaacAGTAATGTAGAAAAAGCATCATCAGGACATTTTAATGGACAAATGATTCATAAAATTCGTTATGAATGACATTTCCATAAAGATACAAAACAATTCTAAAAttcctaaaagaaaaacatgataaaaattcCAATAAGACATGTTCAGGAGGAGTTTTGTAACATTATATTGGAAAGGCATACCAGGAATTCCCTCTGTGGAATCTCCGACATCCAATAATAAGTCTGGTGACGATCACTTTGCATTGTGTTCAGTTCATAGCaccataaatgtaaaaatattaatgCATCCTCATTTCACAAAGAGGCTCATACAAGCTCACACTGGTAAGACAAGCTTATAAAATAACCATCTGTTTTATCTACTGATAAAAGAGTAGATGTGAATGTTTACAGCTACTGCACCACAgtgcagtacagtacagtacaaagGCAAAACTATGTTTAAATACATGATCTCCTCCAATGACAGTCAAGCATCATTGTCAAGTCCCTgatttcacatatttaaaaagaCTGCCATGAAGATGATCGTACATGTATACAAgatcacaaataaaataaaatgcagataGAATATTCTGCAAAGTTCCTAAAAAGTCCATCTATGTGTATATATTCCACTCTGACActaataaagaggaaaacaatTTCAGAGCTGACAAAAGAGGTGAAGATGTGAACAAGTGGGAGTCAAAACCTGTTCTCTCATACACTGCCATCCTTTGGTCCACCACTGATATCTGGGATCTGGTCTGCAAAGGACTGGGTCATCCACGTTCCGTCTGGAAGCTGGCCATCTGCCGTTTGTGACGTGGTCGCCTCCTGGGCTTCTGCTGGACAAACAGAGCAAATGAGCTGATGAGCTGATGCCACCTACAGGGCCGTAAACGCACTTCAAAAGTAAATCTAAACATGCACAGCTTAACATGCATTGTAAATAGTTTTATCAACCTGCACAAGGAAGTATACAATGTTTTCGATTAATGTATGActtaattttaaattatgttaaGCTTTATTGCTGCAGGTGGCAGAAATAATAATGTATGAGTAAAATGAATGACCTTTTCTAACATGTAAATGTAACTGTTCCAGTTCCAGGCATGAATTAAactttaatgttaatgttttactatttttttttttaagtgtagtcaaacattttgagctttttttttttttttaatggttagTGTTCGGAAAGTGGAAGATGGGATTTCAGTTGGACTGGATCACTCTTTGTTCAAGTTATTGTGGAAATACCTGTTGCCATTTAAGTATTAGTTTGAAAGGaagctttaaataaatgttaattgaTTTCAAATCAGTCTACTTCAGTGTATGGTATCCTCAAACATAATATTCCaggaaaatgtaattataaaataCCTAACTAAATCAGTTATTTATGCAAACATTTGGATTGATGAATTGTTTTATACAGGTTGTGTTTGAATGTAGTGTCACATCTACATCACCTCTTTTCCactggtcaaaaaaaaaaaaaaaaaaaaaaagctaacatCTTACGTCCTGCTAACGGCTTTTGAACATTCCCCCCGCCaaatttttcctctctgactttCAAGTTAGTGGTGAAGATGGGAATGACCTGTACCAATGAGCTGGGGGTCGGATTTGAACCTCCAATGCTGCAGTTAGGCAAAAGCCTTCGTGGTCCCTGGGGACTGCCCACATCTGGCTTTTGTTGGCAATGAAAAGGCTACAGGTGAAATTCAGGCTCAGGTCAGATGACCTGAGCCTGAatttgatgatgaaataaaGCTATTTATTGACTTTGGTTCTGTTCTGCACTGATGTGAAACACAACACCCAGGTGAACACACTGACGTTCAgctctttttctgcttcaacatcacagcacagacacaccaGATACATCAGGACCTGGGATTCTGGGATGACACAATGAGAGGGAAGTAGTGAAGCCAGTGTCAACTTTAAAGACAATCTCTCCCTACTGTCAGCTTCTGTGATTTTAATCACTCCTTACAGTTATGCCATCAATCTGAACAGAAAGGCAAACTCAATGGCTGAAAAAGGCTCGAACACCTTTTATTAGTGGGTTTGCTTGTGTTTCGAAAACCTGGGAGTTTCATTCATTTGGGTGGACAAGGCACAAGCAGAGCTGAAACAATTAGTAAACTTACAGCGGCTTCATCTGCTGGTTAAcgtttcagttatttatttatttattaggaATAGTTAGAATTTCAATGCTTCTCCTTGCCATATCATATGAATATTCAGgtttttcacagtgaaacaaaaaacCTGTTTGATCTTTCTGAATTTTTTGATTTGAAGTAagagagaaaaggcaaaaaTCTGGTTTAAAAGAATCCAAACCACCTGAGaaggtttcttttcttttttctacattATAGGTTCAAAACCATCTGCTGTTTCTGAGCTCCCACCCACCAGGatcagcaatgtgtgtgtgtttttacctgCATTTTCTCCAGATGAGAACGTGCAGTGACCATTGGTCTGGCTTTGGGCCTTGGCTCCCTCTGGTCCTCTCTCTGTATATGCTCCACCATAGGCATCTTCATAACCTGGATCATATTGCTCTTCCTTTATTGCCAGCCTCTTTGCGTCCTCTattgatggaaaaacaaaaagttgaaaACTGACCATAAATGCATTATCACAAAGATGCTGCTTCTacttatatttaaaataaatgtgagttCCCCATAAAATATTTTGACCATGCAAGTATGAAAAATCATTTGGAGGATTTTCATTCCTCTTTTAGTTTGactgccaaaacacaaaaatacattcatttgaCCCAGACGTACCCTTCGCCAACTGCAGGTCAAATGTGTAGTTGACCTCTTCAATCTCAGTGTGTCTTCGGATGCCCTTCAGGTGATCTCTGAGCTCCCTTAGTTTAATGTAGAAGTGAACTTTGTCCTGAGCACGAGGGAACTGGGCACAGCGAGCGCTAGAAGATGGCATCAAATACAGAGCCTGTGCAATGGAACAGACAGTCAGTTACAAGGTTTTCCTTTAAAAGGGCATTTTATAGATGGAAAAACTATCAGCCGCCTTCCTTTCTGAAACATCTGTCTTTTCATCATTACACAGGACAACTGCTTTAGATGCCTCATATTTTGCTAATCAGTTTTGCTCATTTTCAATATGGGCATTGAATTTTTAGTCTATGGTTATAATGGTTATACCATTTTGAAAACCAGCAtgattttgtcagatttttgtACAAATAATACGGACTGATGCAAGATGCAAGTTTAGACAGATAgcatatatataatgtataatggTGGTAATGATAATGGTATAGAAACATGCACATTAGATTCATAAAGGAGAAAGGTCAGGTCGGAAGCGTGTCAGACTTTCTTcaaaatcctttaaaaaaaaaaaaaaaagtgtgacatgtCGGAGTTCTCACCACATCACAGTCAGGGATCTTGTGTGGCTGCAAACCAAATTCAAGTTTCTGTGGTTTTTTACCAAACAACTCTCTGCAGAACATCTCATAGATGCCTGAtaggaggaaaacaggaaatatattGTTAATTCAATTTAGtgaataaatttaaatgtagtGTTTCACTGTAGGAGAAGGGTGCTCACATTTTCCATTGAAAACAGCAATAAGAGGTTTGAATTTCTTCAGCTTCTCTACCAGAATTTTGCCTCCTTCACGCAACTCTTTGCTGTtgtgatcaaaaacaaaagaaaaatggttaAGATGCAGCATTACAAGGAAATTCTTCTCTGAAAGGTAACGTCAGTAATGTGTCTAATATGTCTGTACCTTGAAAGGTCTTTGCTCCCTGGTGTTGCCCGGGCCACCATGTTGGTGAAGCCCATTTTGTACTTGACAGGCAGGGTGGTGTCGTGCATGTGGTTGAGCTGCTCCTCAGTAAATCCAGACAGAAACAGGCACTTCCCTGAAATCAAAGTTACCAGTTGTTCATCTCTGCAGCTGACAAAGTTACAGTAAATGGTTTTATGGCTTTGTGATTAATGTTTATTCATGACATGGAAAAACTACAGTAAAGATCAGTTCAGTAAAAAGTGCCAATTAAAAAGTCCTGAAACTGAAACTTGGCTTTACAAAGGTAATTCACATAGTTTGAATTTCTAAAAATGGCTGAACAGCCAAATACATTCAGCATCCTGTGATCATTATAGAAAACCAGACAAGCAAAAGAAACCATAAACtaactacattttaaattattcttaTCACAAAACTTACAAAAATGATTTCCAGGTCCTGGAAACCATCGCCCAATGTAAGCTGCCATTAGCCCTGGATTGATACCaatctgaaatggaaaaaccaAAGATGTTTTTGAAGCAAATTACTTCCAAATAACCCACAAACTGGTGTTACTGTAGAACAGATGGACAAAGAATCCTACAATGACGTAGTCCAGGTTGTAGTCCAGCAGGTCTGGTAGAGTTTTTTTCATGACCTCTTCTTCTGACATTCCCTTGAAGCGGTCAACTTTCCTCTTCACCTTCTTGAAGCTCTCATCTATCTTCTCCTGCTTTCCGTCTGACTTAGCCTCAGTTGCCTTCTTGGGCTTGGGACCAGGTTTGGCTTTTGGTGCATTTGGATCCTTGGGTGGCTTCGGTGCCTTGGGTACTTTTGGAGGTTTGGGTGCCTTGGGTTCCTTGGGTTGAGCTGGTCTGCCTCTCTTCTTGGCTGGTGCTAAAAGAAGTcagaggggaaaagaaagaacTTAAAGTCAGTCTACTTTTTGAGCTTCTCTTTTGCACTTTTCTGAACTATCGTGTTGTTGGACTTTATCTTACATGACGTATTATTATTGCACTTCTGCTGTTTGGCAGTATGCCTAACTTCTATGCAAAATAGCAGAAAAGTAATATactaaaactaaatatatttgACAAGGGGTCACTAAGAGCTTTATTGTAAAAGAATGCTGCCACCAGGCACCAGTAAAAGTATTTTCATCAGGTAGTTCTATTTTGGTGGACTTGCTGTGGGTTAAAACTTTTTGACAAAGTAACAGTTTTCATCTGACCCACAACCAGGTACGACATAGagtgaggcttttttttttttcttcaaaaggGATCAACATACGTTTTGCTAGGTTGGTAGGCTCCTGTTGATCCATCATAGGAGCTGGGTTAGCCATGTGTGCCGTGGCTCCCTCTTCCCCTTGCCTCTCCGTGTAGCTGTACTGATGGTTGGGGTTGAAGCCTGAATACTGAGCCTGGAGAGCGTGGAACTGTTGGGCAGATTGAACCCTGCGGTGGAAAAATAATTAAGAAGAAcaagtgaaacaacaataaattaaaaagcaaaattgGACTGGGTTGTGCTGCGGAGTTAAAAGTGAGTCCAGTGTGTCCAGACCAGTGTAATGTGtacaacctttttattttgtcaaaaatattttctgtatttcagaGTGCAACTGAGTGTAACTCAGTCACCACACATCATTTTGTttgataaatacataaacataacattttcatGAAGTTGAATTAATGTCTGTGTGATATCTGTGGAATCTGCACTCcacttgttttatttacagtattgGACAGATAGATAGTTTTTCTTCAAGCAGAAATTCAGGATTATTATATAGCTATTTTACTGACATAAATTGCCACTTTCAAAGCATCACTGACAACTAGGTTATTGTATTTAGCACTGTTGTTATGTCCGTAGCTGTTCTATGTAACCATATTTTTAAGTTTAACAAATAAATGAGTGATTGGGTTAAAAAGTTGCTTACATGCTTATTATTCATATCACATGACAATCCTACAATTTTAGTTCCCAGTCAATCTCGTGACTGAAGTTTCACAGACATAATCAGACAGCCACACTTTTGTTCTCTCTGTACTGAAGCTCAATAAATATGCAAGAACAGTGCACAGGGgaaattttcattcataaagGCATAGAATCCAAATGACATCaaggagaaaaatggaaaaaagacaaagggcAGTTGGTTGcacatgctttcatttcattttcatcacacttTGCCATTCAGGACTTTGATGCTATAACCAGATCCGGCCACACTGTGGTGAGGAGGAAGACTCACCACTGATGAAGATACTCCGGGGAGACAACAGGCAGTGATCcattcatcttttcttccatcttttgGGTGGTTTGACTTTATTAGATAAATCAATATATGCATGTTGAGGTAAATGTAGTTGGGCATATTATTAAAGATCCTGGCAGTGTATGAAACTGAATGCATGTGGCAGGGTTTTGTAAACAAACTGTGGAGTTATCAACAAAAGACAAATCGTAACATAAATTATACCAGCACAGAACAAAGCAGATGATGAAATTAACAAACCGCTGCAAAGTCCcaataaatatatcaaacaacaaaaaatggataTGCTAAGAGGCTAATCCCGAGTAATGCCAAGTTACCAATTTGTCGTTTTAAAACTGGGTTTGAGCTCACAGCAACCACTCAAATGTAGTTTAAaggatttttaatttcaatcaTAGCTGTTAAGTATTTCGATTTAAAGTgccaattgttttgtttatgccAATTCAACAACAGTGCCACAATTACCGCTACTGTTAGCCAACAGCTAGCTGCTCGGCTAACGcagcatgaatgaatgacttcGCTCCCACTGATTCCTGGGAGAGAAACGAGGCCAGAGTTGACCAGTATTTACAAACGGAAACGTACCTGTTGTCCGGGAGGGCtcaaaaatgtttcctgtgttcAGATACCTCTTTCTATTCCATCTACTTCGCTCTCCTATTCTCAACACTTCAGATGCTACACGGGCAACAAAGACATGACAGTCCTGTGGGTCAACTTTGACACCGGGACATCTCAAGTCTAAGACGTAGgggtggaaatgaaaaacagcttttaactATAGCCATGAAAATGCAAGGCAAAGAAAAGTGTTACAAAAAATCTATCAATATAATAACATGTTTATTATATCTGCTTATATCTggtgtttttttatgtaaatcGCACGGTAAAGTCGCAACTAAACATAACGTTACTTACCTTTTTAAACATTGGTACGAGCTGCTCCACTTTTAAACCCTGTGAGGTCGCTTTCTATTGGCTGACAGTCTGTTACGTGTAGTGATGCTAAAGAGATGCTAAAGAGATGCTATAGTGATGCTATAGTGATGCTATAGTGATGCTGATAAAACCAGCAAATCTTGCAACGTGAAGGGTAAATATAAAGTCTCATATTTCGTTGCATTGGTGAACTGTTTTCAGAAGttcctttttaatttgattcaTAGCGCAATAGTCCTGAGCGGATATGTCTCATAATGTTTTAACTGTGTGCTTTAGTTTGCTACTGCAGGATCTGCCACTGGTTAAATTTCTCAGTGTTATTGACCTGTACTCCTTCCTCATTAACTAAAAGCATGTTAATAATGTAGAACATCCGCTTCAACAAGACGCATCAAATTCTGGTAGCTCtcaagtttttctttatttttattgtatttttattattattttttttagatttcaaccctgctgactggataatgttttgttttttgttttttatatattttgcttttatttttattttgatgagctcccGAAGTGgatttccccttggggattaataaagttatatctatccATCTAGTGATCTATAACAGgttgtgcaaaataaaaagaacaaaagaacatTATTTCTAATTTTCATGCAGATTTTTGTTGCACAGAGAATATAATGGCCATACTCTGGGGACCTATTTATtaacaaacttatttttttaagagagaAGACTTAATGCACAATGAAATCTCATTTAAAGGTTCAGAACAACTGAATCTGTCCTTTAGGGTTTCCTTCAGACTACTTAAGAGTTGGCCAAACATTAACAATCAGTTAGTGCTTTTATTATGTGTATGCTCTTGGTAGAagatgaaaaggaggagggagctTTCAGTGTACTTTGGTTGAACGCTCTAAACAAGAACaatatgaattttaataaaatattcaaagagTCTCAGACTGTGCTTTGGTTGAAATAAAGCAATAGTTCAGTTTAGcgtgaatatttaaaaagaaattgtgtACGATAGCAATTCTGATGTAACGTTTTCTTTCTAGCCATATCCATCCCCAGTTAAATACTTAGTTTAAACTATGAGTTGACTGATCACAGGGCTGCTGGGAAAGTGAACATTTCATTATCAAAATTACTCAAGACAAAGCAGTCTGTGTTTCTGGTGGCTTGGTTCTGTGCGTGCTTCCTTATATTATGGGTTATGTACAGAATTATAGATTTCCATGGAAGACTTAAACAATCACACAGTAAACACTACAGCTTTAGAAGAGATTTAATAACTCTGTGCTTATAGATAAGAAATTCCAGAGTACAATTACCTATTTATACAGCTGATAAATCATAAAATGTCATTCTTtccaaatacaaaaataactcACTGGACACATACCTtataaaatttaataaatagtgctaaaaaataacaccaaaaaacatgcacagtcTGTTTGGGAGTTAGAAAATGTaactgttctgtgtgttttgtgatggCTCAGGAACAGTGTGACTCCTCTTCTTTTGTGGTGTTATCAGTGGGTTTCCTTCTCTCACTGATACATCTTGTTGCCAGTATGGCTAGTATCTGCTGGGTGAACAGTTGCAGCAGATTTTGTACCATGCTCTTTGCTGCCTGGCCTACGATGTCCATTTCTGCAAGATAAAGATGCATTACACTTTAAACAAACCACCTGTGCATCACAAAAAACTTTGGAATTGTAGTCATTCACCAAAATATAGCACCCAAAGATATGTCTTGTCAGTATTGACAGCTAACTAATGTTTACCTCATTTTAGATAAAGATAAATATCAGCCGCAGTGTTGGAAAGTGACCAGGTACGTTTCCTCACGTACTGTACTTTAGTAAAattcagattcttttttttggtcttcaAACAAATTCAGACAGCTATAGTTACCGCTTACTTTGATGCTACACATTCAAAAAGACGTTCAAAAGACATTCAGCTTTAATATAAACGTGGGGTTCTTCACTTTTAAATCTGGTCCTGATAG contains:
- the LOC115056906 gene encoding patatin-like phospholipase domain-containing protein 2, with protein sequence MFNWDKEWNISFAGCGFRSIYHLGALSCLLQWVPHLVHGAAKIGGASSGCLVAAALTVGIPIDQFCAEVLTMAKEARKHTLGVFHPTFSLLRTVRSSLLQKLPEDAHLRASGRLCVSLTRMADRKNVLVSEFDSREELIQVLMCSCFFPVYCGFIPPSYRGVHYMDGALSNNMPLFEQRNTITVAPFSGESDICPIEGTFNFFEVHYGNVSIQVNTGNVHRICTSFLPPSAQMLAEICHNGYMDALRFLRERDLVRTPCLPPSLVEGVKLACCELVKKAELTGLNPTQEEHGWLDHSVTQNLPADIKRILCEACRESHDDVTLWSQLTQFLPVKGVFYLLTILMLPLELTCILTKR
- the LOC115056564 gene encoding G/T mismatch-specific thymine DNA glycosylase isoform X1, which gives rise to MEEKMNGSLPVVSPEYLHQWVQSAQQFHALQAQYSGFNPNHQYSYTERQGEEGATAHMANPAPMMDQQEPTNLAKPPAKKRGRPAQPKEPKAPKPPKVPKAPKPPKDPNAPKAKPGPKPKKATEAKSDGKQEKIDESFKKVKRKVDRFKGMSEEEVMKKTLPDLLDYNLDYVIIGINPGLMAAYIGRWFPGPGNHFWKCLFLSGFTEEQLNHMHDTTLPVKYKMGFTNMVARATPGSKDLSSKELREGGKILVEKLKKFKPLIAVFNGKCIYEMFCRELFGKKPQKLEFGLQPHKIPDCDVALYLMPSSSARCAQFPRAQDKVHFYIKLRELRDHLKGIRRHTEIEEVNYTFDLQLAKEDAKRLAIKEEQYDPGYEDAYGGAYTERGPEGAKAQSQTNGHCTFSSGENAAEAQEATTSQTADGQLPDGTWMTQSFADQIPDISGGPKDGSV
- the LOC115056564 gene encoding G/T mismatch-specific thymine DNA glycosylase isoform X3, translating into MANPAPMMDQQEPTNLAKPPAKKRGRPAQPKEPKAPKPPKVPKAPKPPKDPNAPKAKPGPKPKKATEAKSDGKQEKIDESFKKVKRKVDRFKGMSEEEVMKKTLPDLLDYNLDYVIIGINPGLMAAYIGRWFPGPGNHFWKCLFLSGFTEEQLNHMHDTTLPVKYKMGFTNMVARATPGSKDLSSKELREGGKILVEKLKKFKPLIAVFNGKCIYEMFCRELFGKKPQKLEFGLQPHKIPDCDVALYLMPSSSARCAQFPRAQDKVHFYIKLRELRDHLKGIRRHTEIEEVNYTFDLQLAKEDAKRLAIKEEQYDPGYEDAYGGAYTERGPEGAKAQSQTNGHCTFSSGENAAEAQEATTSQTADGQLPDGTWMTQSFADQIPDISGGPKDGSV
- the LOC115056564 gene encoding G/T mismatch-specific thymine DNA glycosylase isoform X2, with the protein product MEEKMNGSLPVVSPEYLHQWVQSAQQFHALQAQYSGFNPNHQYSYTERQGEEGATAHMANPAPMMDQQEPTNLAKPPAKKRGRPAQPKEPKAPKPPKVPKAPKPPKDPNAPKAKPGPKPKKATEAKSDGKQEKIDESFKKVKRKVDRFKGMSEEEVMKKTLPDLLDYNLDYVIIGINPGLMAAYIGRWFPGPGNHFWKCLFLSGFTEEQLNHMHDTTLPVKYKMGFTNMVARATPGSKDLSSKELREGGKILVEKLKKFKPLIAVFNGKCIYEMFCRELFGKKPQKLEFGLQPHKIPDCDVALYLMPSSSARCAQFPRAQDKVHFYIKLRELRDHLKGIRRHTEIEEVNYTFDLQLAKEDAKRLAIKEEQYDPGYEDAYGGAYTERGPEGAKAQSQTNGHCTFSSGENAEAQEATTSQTADGQLPDGTWMTQSFADQIPDISGGPKDGSV